The nucleotide window CAATAATACTGAAGAGGTAAATTAATCCGACAACCCACCAGAAGTTTGGTAATTTGTACATTAAAAAGCCCGCAATAGGTGCGCCAATAATAGCGACCCATACGCGGGCTTTATTCACTTCCTGAGAGAGACGATTTTTGGTTATGTACTGCGTGTCGGCCATGACAATTTGACTGCTTTATTTCCCAAACTGGTGGCTATATTAAACCACCAAAACAGACATTCGTCAGCTTTAATCCCTTACTGCTTTTGCCTTATAGCCTCAATCAATTCTTCTTTACTCATTTGGCTGCGGTTATCAATATTAAGCTGCTGCGCTCTATTGTATAGCTCATCTTTGGTGCGCTCCTCCAGCCGAGTATTGGGATTACCTGTCCCCTGAGTAGTGGTGTTATCGGTAACCCCCTCCTCGCGTCGCTGCTTATTCACAGTGCGACTGGCAATTTCCTCTGCTTCGTCTTCACTCTTTCCGTCATCCAGCTGTGACTGCTTAATATGCTGATACATACGCTCGTCTTTGTCGCGCCAAACGTCTGGCATGGTTCCCTCCTTTCTCAATCAGACGATAATTACTGAGAGTCCCGGCCACGTTGCTCCGGGGCTATCTGCTTATCTTTCTGCGAGTGAGTGTCATGAGTTGAATTTGGCCGACTGTGGTCTTCACGGCTCTGGTTTTCTTTGTCCTGCTGCGACTGCAGCTTCCGCTTTTCTTCTTCGCTAAGATCCTGCTCGTCTTTTTTAATTTTCGGATTCATTGGCCCAGTCATAAAGCCTCCTTAATCGTTAAAATGTCAGTGAGTTTCGCTTTCTCTACTATTAAGCCTAGTACAACACATCTTAAAATAAAGATACGCAGGCCATCTTTACGGTTTATAGAATAGAGCAGGTGTAGCTGTGAAGATCTGATTCACAAAGGCTAACGTAATTGAATAAAAACAACTAAGTAGCCTGTTTATGAATCTGACTGAATCTGAAGTATCGCGCGTTATAGAAATGGCGTGGGAAGACCGCACGCCATTTGAAGCTATTGAAGAACAATTTGGCCTACAGGAAAAGCAGGTTGTGAAGTTTATGCGTTCGCAACTTAAGCCCGGCAGTTTCCGCTTGTGGCGAGAACGTGTGTCGGGGCGCAATACCAAACATCGAAAACTACGCCCCGCGGGAGTGTCGCGCGGCTACTGCCCAACACAATATAAACAGCGTTAGGCAATAACCTACTAAAGCATACTTTTCAGAACCTTGTCCTTGCGGATAAAGTGATGATGCAAGGCCGCAGCAACGTGCAAAGCAACCAATGCCATAAGTGCTATTGCCAGCCAGCCGTGCAGTTCCCGGAATACAGCATAGTTCTCAATATCGACAGTAAGCGCCGCCGGTAAGCGGAACCAGCCAAATACATCAATTGGCCGCCCGGCAAAGTACTGCATTAAGTACCCTGAAATTGGCATGGCGAACAACAGCAAATAAAGCAGCCAGTGAGAAGCCTTGGCGACAAATGTCTGCAAGCTTGATAAGTCACCGGGTAATGCCGGAATTTGATGGAACAAACGATTAACTAAACGCGCAATAACCAGTACGGCAGCCACAACACCAAAGGCTTTGTGCACGGTTAAAATGCTTAACTGCCAAGGCTCCAAAGAGCGAACCATCAATAAACCAGCCGCCAGCATAGAAATAACCAAAGCCGCCATGGCCCAGTGAAACAGCCGCATCGACAAGGAAAACTGTTGTGTGTTACTCATTACCCTGCTCCTCCAGCTCGCCCATTAACGCTTCTTTTGCTCTGCGCCTATAAGACTCAGCATAAGCAGCAGACCTGGCACGGAGTATGGGGTCACGGGTTGCTTCAATACCGGTTGGCAGCACCAGTGGGTCGTAATTTATACTATGGCATTCGCCCTGTAACTGCGGCGTTACCCCGGTAATAACAATTTGCCCCGCCGTAATCTGCTCACGTCTGTCCGGCCATGCCTTTGCTGGATTGTTCTCGTCATCTTCTCCATTTGCCAAAGTAAAAACCCAGTCAAAAACGACATTGTCTTCCGCTACCCGGTTGGTAATTTCGTCGTGCAGAGCATCCACACCCTCTAAGTTGTCAGCAGAAACTGAAACCGTCGGTTGCATAGTCCAGCGTACGGCTTGCTTTTCACCGTTTGAATTCACCAAATAAAACGCGTTAATGCTGTTATAAGTCTCAGCAGCAAAACTTCCGCTGGGTTGGTATTGGGCTTTCCAGTTTAAAAAGTCGCGGCTCTCAGGGTGTTCGGCAAAAAATGCTTGTATTGCTTTAGGGCCGGCCTGAATCGCCTGAATTTGCTGATAAAAAGTATGCGGATCTTTAACCGCCATAACTGGCGGCGTATTCATTGCAATACGCCATTGCTCGGTCGAACTCATGGCAAAGCTCAGAGCTAAACTCCTTACCGGTGCTTTTAAGTCAGGCGCTGTTGGATTATTCCCTGCAACAGAAAAACGCCCGATAAAAGGCATGGAACCCGTTTCAAATAGTGTCGTTTTTGAATAGCTGGCTAACTGTCCGTTTGAACGAAACTCACCACTAAGGCAAATACCTTTTGCGTGAGCACGGCGAAAGCCTTCATGGGCGGTTTCTCCCTGCTGTAAATTCACAAACTCTTGTGCACTAACTTTTTTTGGTGGATCATCGGCTGCCACGCTCATTATTGGCGCCAACAATAATGCCAGATATTGTTTTTTCATATTGAAAGTACTCTTGTTATCATTTTTCCAGCTAGAGTACATCAGTCAATCGAGCACTGCGAGCAGCGTTCTTTACCTGTTAATAGCTTGGAAATGCGGTTGCGGTAACGCGCGAAAAATAAGTAGGCTTTATCGGCAAACCACCGAATGACAGGCCAGCGTAAAGGCGCGATCATCCAGCCTTTCCCCACCTGCGACCAGGCCGCATAGGTTACATCCAGACCATAAATCATTTCACCGGAACGGGTCTGCCCGTGTAAATACTGGTTAGCCTTAGCAACGTCTACCGCAGGGTAACGCTGATTAAAATCCGGCTCGTTAATGTTTTCAAACTGAATCTTTC belongs to Idiomarina sp. PL1-037 and includes:
- a CDS encoding Rho termination factor N-terminal domain-containing protein, translated to MPDVWRDKDERMYQHIKQSQLDDGKSEDEAEEIASRTVNKQRREEGVTDNTTTQGTGNPNTRLEERTKDELYNRAQQLNIDNRSQMSKEELIEAIRQKQ
- a CDS encoding TIGR03643 family protein, which translates into the protein MNLTESEVSRVIEMAWEDRTPFEAIEEQFGLQEKQVVKFMRSQLKPGSFRLWRERVSGRNTKHRKLRPAGVSRGYCPTQYKQR
- a CDS encoding cytochrome b produces the protein MSNTQQFSLSMRLFHWAMAALVISMLAAGLLMVRSLEPWQLSILTVHKAFGVVAAVLVIARLVNRLFHQIPALPGDLSSLQTFVAKASHWLLYLLLFAMPISGYLMQYFAGRPIDVFGWFRLPAALTVDIENYAVFRELHGWLAIALMALVALHVAAALHHHFIRKDKVLKSML
- a CDS encoding catalase family peroxidase, giving the protein MKKQYLALLLAPIMSVAADDPPKKVSAQEFVNLQQGETAHEGFRRAHAKGICLSGEFRSNGQLASYSKTTLFETGSMPFIGRFSVAGNNPTAPDLKAPVRSLALSFAMSSTEQWRIAMNTPPVMAVKDPHTFYQQIQAIQAGPKAIQAFFAEHPESRDFLNWKAQYQPSGSFAAETYNSINAFYLVNSNGEKQAVRWTMQPTVSVSADNLEGVDALHDEITNRVAEDNVVFDWVFTLANGEDDENNPAKAWPDRREQITAGQIVITGVTPQLQGECHSINYDPLVLPTGIEATRDPILRARSAAYAESYRRRAKEALMGELEEQGNE
- a CDS encoding thiol-disulfide oxidoreductase DCC family protein, whose protein sequence is MSEQSSKLVIFFDGGCPLCVKEMRHLRKLDEQRKIQFENINEPDFNQRYPAVDVAKANQYLHGQTRSGEMIYGLDVTYAAWSQVGKGWMIAPLRWPVIRWFADKAYLFFARYRNRISKLLTGKERCSQCSID